A stretch of the Rosa rugosa chromosome 5, drRosRugo1.1, whole genome shotgun sequence genome encodes the following:
- the LOC133710131 gene encoding cysteine-rich receptor-like protein kinase 2 isoform X1, whose protein sequence is MMKNSIKLFISLINILLLPEIALADPRTQTVQVTCGNQLEHNSTVFVPNFVATMANISGQMTASGYGVAVTGSGPDINYGLAQCYGDLSLQDCVLCYAEARTVLPKCYPYNGGRIFLDGCFMRSENYSFYEEFRGPNDTAVCGNTTRKSSLFEASARQAVMSIVQSAPSNRGYARAQVGVSGTVNETVYVLSDCWRSLNESSCRQCLENASESVLGCLPWSEGRALNTGCFMRYSDTDFLNKELGSGSSRGTIIVIVVSVVSSLVVLVVGGVIGFYIWKHRYIQKKRRGSNDAEKMAKTLNDSSLNFKYSTIEKATESFGSANKLGQGGFGTVYKGVLPDGREIAVKRLFFNNRHRAADFYNEINIISSVEHKNLVRLLGCSCSGPESLLVYEYLANKSLDRFIFADEQRGKTLNWEKRYEIITGTAEGLVYLHDNSKTRIIHRDIKASNILLDSRLRAKIADFGLARSFEEDKSHISTAIAGTLGYMAPEYLAHGQLTEKADVYSFGVLIMEIITGRQNNRSKSAEYSDSLVTITWRHFQAGTVEELYDPNLMLQNVNGDKVKDEILRVVQIGLLCTQEIPTLRPTMSKALQMLTKKEENLPAPSNPPFIDEKTMELNDTYDNPCYPNADGSGSVASVTHSSFYPR, encoded by the exons ACTCCATCAAGTTATTCATTTCTCTCATCAATATCCTGCTATTGCCAGAAATAGCTCTGGCAGATCCAAGAACACAAACAGTCCAAGTAACCTGTGGCAATCAACTTGAGCACAACTCCACTGTCTTTGTTCCGAATTTCGTTGCTACAATGGCAAACATCAGTGGGCAAATGACAGCTTCTGGGTACGGAGTGGCAGTCACTGGTTCAGGTCCTGATATTAACTATGGCCTGGCTCAATGCTATGGAGATCTTTCTCTACAAGACTGTGTGCTGTGTTACGCCGAGGCACGTACAGTGCTACCTAAATGCTACCCTTATAACGGGGGTCGGATTTTCCTTGACGGGTGCTTCATGAGGTCTGAAAATTACAGCTTTTATGAGGAGTTTAGAGGACCAAACGACACGGCTGTGTGTGGGAACACAACTAGAAAGAGTTCGTTGTTTGAAGCTTCAGCTAGGCAGGCTGTGATGAGTATTGTTCAATCTGCGCCGAGCAACAGAGGGTATGCAAGGGCTCAGGTGGGTGTTAGTGGGACTGTGAATGAAACAGTTTATGTTCTGAGTGATTGTTGGAGGAGTTTGAATGAGAGTTCTTGCAGACAATGTTTGGAAAATGCTTCTGAATCAGTATTGGGTTGCTTGCCTTGGTCTGAGGGGAGGGCATTAAACACTGGCTGCTTCATGAGGTACTCTGATACAGATTTTCTCAACAAGGAATTGGGAAGTGGGAGTTCTAGAG GTACCATTATTGTGATAGTGGTCTCAGTTGTCAGTTCCCTGGTTGTTTTGGTAGTTGGAGGAGTTATTGGATTTTATATCTGGAAGCACagatatatacaaaagaaaagaagag GTTCCAATGATGCAGAAAAGATGGCGAAAACCCTCAATGACAGTAGCTTAAACTTTAAGTACTCCACAATTGAAAAGGCCACAGAATCTTTTGGCAGTGCCAACAAGCTTGGACAAGGAGGTTTCGGAACAGTTTATAAG GGAGTTTTGCCTGATGGGAGAGAGATTGCAGTAAAGAGGCTTTTCTTTAACAATAGGCATAGAGCAGCAGATTTCTATAATGAAATCAACATTATAAGCAGCGTGGAACACAAAAACTTGGTTAGATTGTTGGGTTGCAGTTGCTCAGGACCAGAAAGCCTTCTGGTCTATGAATACCTAGCCAACAAGAGTCTTGACCGCTTCATTTTCG CAGATGAACAAAGAGGCAAAACACTGAACTGGGAGAAGAGATATGAGATCATTACGGGAACAGCAGAAGGTTTAGTCTATCTTCATGACAACTCTAAAACAAGGATCATTCACAGAGACATAAAAGCCAGTAACATCCTTTTGGATTCACGGCTTCGTGCTAAGATTGCCGATTTTGGGTTAGCTAGGTCCTTCGAGGAAGATAAGAGTCACATTAGCACAGCTATTGCAGGAACATT GGGATACATGGCTCCGGAGTACCTAGCTCATGGCCAGTTGACAGAAAAAGCAGATGTCTACAGTTTTGGAGTACTGATAATGGAAATCATAACTGGGAGGCAGAACAACAGAAGCAAATCTGCAGAGTACTCAGACAGCCTAGTTACAATT ACATGGAGGCACTTTCAAGCAGGCACTGTGGAGGAACTATACGACCCAAATTTGatgttgcagaatgtcaacgGTGACAAAGTTAAGGATGAAATATTGAGAGTGGTACAAATAGGACTGTTATGCACCCAAGAGATCCCTACATTACGACCAACAATGTCAAAGGCATTACAGATGCTAACAAAGAAAGAGGAGAACCTTCCTGCACCCAGCAATCCACCTTTCATAGATGAAAAGACCATGGAACTAAATGACACATACGACAACCCATGTTACCCAAATGCAGATGGTTCTGGTTCAGTTGCTAGTGTTACACATAGTTCTTTCTATCCCAGGTGA
- the LOC133710132 gene encoding 2-phytyl-1,4-beta-naphthoquinone methyltransferase, chloroplastic yields the protein MASLQLYLPFSTGPSLPNFRFRRIPVRSSSERQALFNRIAPVYDSLNDLLSLGQHRIWKRMAVSWSGAKMGDSVLDLCCGSGDIAFLLSEKVEVNGKVIGLDFSKKQLSVASSRQKVKSKACYMNIEWVEGDALDLPFSNGQFDAITMGYGLRNVVDKHKAMQEIFRVLKAGSRVSILDFNKSTNPVTASFQEMMIDNVVVPVASGFGLEEDYKYLRRSIREFLTGEELEKLALDVGFSDARYYEIGGGLMGNLVATR from the exons ATGGCTTCGCTCCAGCTTTACCTTCCATTCTCCACCGGTCCATCTCTACCCAATTTCCGGTTCAGACGCATTCCGGTCCGATCCTCCAGCGAGCGACAGGCTCTCTTCAACCGCATTGCCCCTGTCTACGACAGC tTAAATGATTTGCTGAGCTTGGGTCAGCACAGAATCTGGAAAAGAATGGCTGTGTCATGGAGTGG TGCAAAAATGGGTGATAGTGTATTGGATTTGTGCTGTGGAAGTGGGGATATAGcgtttctgttgtctgagaaaGTTGAGGTCAATGGCAAG GTGATTGGTTTGGATTTTTCAAAAAAGCAGTTATCGGTTGCGTCTTCCCGGCAGAAGGTGAAGTCCAAAGCCTGCTACATGAACATTGA GTGGGTTGAAGGTGATGCACTTGATTTGCCATTTTCTAATGGTCAATTTGATGCTATAACTATGGGTTATGGGCTGCGAAATGTAGTAGACAAACATAAGGCAATGCAGGAAATTTTTAGAGTTTTGAAAGCAG GCTCAAGAGTGTCCATCCTTGATTTTAATAAGAGTACCAACCCAGTAACTGCCTCATTTCAG GAAATGATGATTGACAATGTTGTTGTCCCTGTGGCTTCTGGTTTTGGCCTTGAAGAGGATTACAAATACTTAAGGAGATCAATCAGGGAATTTTTGACAG GGGAGGAGTTGGAGAAGCTCGCTTTAGATGTAGGTTTTTCTGATGCGAGATATTATGAGATTGGTGGAGGCCTTATGGGGAACTTGGTAGCCACCCGCTGA
- the LOC133710131 gene encoding cysteine-rich receptor-like protein kinase 2 isoform X2 → MMKNSIKLFISLINILLLPEIALADPRTQTVQVTCGNQLEHNSTVFVPNFVATMANISGQMTASGYGVAVTGSGPDINYGLAQCYGDLSLQDCVLCYAEARTVLPKCYPYNGGRIFLDGCFMRSENYSFYEEFRGPNDTAVCGNTTRKSSLFEASARQAVMSIVQSAPSNRGYARAQVGVSGTVNETVYVLSDCWRSLNESSCRQCLENASESVLGCLPWSEGRALNTGCFMRYSDTDFLNKELGSGSSRGTIIVIVVSVVSSLVVLVVGGVIGFYIWKHRYIQKKRRGSNDAEKMAKTLNDSSLNFKYSTIEKATESFGSANKLGQGGFGTVYKGVLPDGREIAVKRLFFNNRHRAADFYNEINIISSVEHKNLVRLLGCSCSGPESLLVYEYLANKSLDRFIFDEQRGKTLNWEKRYEIITGTAEGLVYLHDNSKTRIIHRDIKASNILLDSRLRAKIADFGLARSFEEDKSHISTAIAGTLGYMAPEYLAHGQLTEKADVYSFGVLIMEIITGRQNNRSKSAEYSDSLVTITWRHFQAGTVEELYDPNLMLQNVNGDKVKDEILRVVQIGLLCTQEIPTLRPTMSKALQMLTKKEENLPAPSNPPFIDEKTMELNDTYDNPCYPNADGSGSVASVTHSSFYPR, encoded by the exons ACTCCATCAAGTTATTCATTTCTCTCATCAATATCCTGCTATTGCCAGAAATAGCTCTGGCAGATCCAAGAACACAAACAGTCCAAGTAACCTGTGGCAATCAACTTGAGCACAACTCCACTGTCTTTGTTCCGAATTTCGTTGCTACAATGGCAAACATCAGTGGGCAAATGACAGCTTCTGGGTACGGAGTGGCAGTCACTGGTTCAGGTCCTGATATTAACTATGGCCTGGCTCAATGCTATGGAGATCTTTCTCTACAAGACTGTGTGCTGTGTTACGCCGAGGCACGTACAGTGCTACCTAAATGCTACCCTTATAACGGGGGTCGGATTTTCCTTGACGGGTGCTTCATGAGGTCTGAAAATTACAGCTTTTATGAGGAGTTTAGAGGACCAAACGACACGGCTGTGTGTGGGAACACAACTAGAAAGAGTTCGTTGTTTGAAGCTTCAGCTAGGCAGGCTGTGATGAGTATTGTTCAATCTGCGCCGAGCAACAGAGGGTATGCAAGGGCTCAGGTGGGTGTTAGTGGGACTGTGAATGAAACAGTTTATGTTCTGAGTGATTGTTGGAGGAGTTTGAATGAGAGTTCTTGCAGACAATGTTTGGAAAATGCTTCTGAATCAGTATTGGGTTGCTTGCCTTGGTCTGAGGGGAGGGCATTAAACACTGGCTGCTTCATGAGGTACTCTGATACAGATTTTCTCAACAAGGAATTGGGAAGTGGGAGTTCTAGAG GTACCATTATTGTGATAGTGGTCTCAGTTGTCAGTTCCCTGGTTGTTTTGGTAGTTGGAGGAGTTATTGGATTTTATATCTGGAAGCACagatatatacaaaagaaaagaagag GTTCCAATGATGCAGAAAAGATGGCGAAAACCCTCAATGACAGTAGCTTAAACTTTAAGTACTCCACAATTGAAAAGGCCACAGAATCTTTTGGCAGTGCCAACAAGCTTGGACAAGGAGGTTTCGGAACAGTTTATAAG GGAGTTTTGCCTGATGGGAGAGAGATTGCAGTAAAGAGGCTTTTCTTTAACAATAGGCATAGAGCAGCAGATTTCTATAATGAAATCAACATTATAAGCAGCGTGGAACACAAAAACTTGGTTAGATTGTTGGGTTGCAGTTGCTCAGGACCAGAAAGCCTTCTGGTCTATGAATACCTAGCCAACAAGAGTCTTGACCGCTTCATTTTCG ATGAACAAAGAGGCAAAACACTGAACTGGGAGAAGAGATATGAGATCATTACGGGAACAGCAGAAGGTTTAGTCTATCTTCATGACAACTCTAAAACAAGGATCATTCACAGAGACATAAAAGCCAGTAACATCCTTTTGGATTCACGGCTTCGTGCTAAGATTGCCGATTTTGGGTTAGCTAGGTCCTTCGAGGAAGATAAGAGTCACATTAGCACAGCTATTGCAGGAACATT GGGATACATGGCTCCGGAGTACCTAGCTCATGGCCAGTTGACAGAAAAAGCAGATGTCTACAGTTTTGGAGTACTGATAATGGAAATCATAACTGGGAGGCAGAACAACAGAAGCAAATCTGCAGAGTACTCAGACAGCCTAGTTACAATT ACATGGAGGCACTTTCAAGCAGGCACTGTGGAGGAACTATACGACCCAAATTTGatgttgcagaatgtcaacgGTGACAAAGTTAAGGATGAAATATTGAGAGTGGTACAAATAGGACTGTTATGCACCCAAGAGATCCCTACATTACGACCAACAATGTCAAAGGCATTACAGATGCTAACAAAGAAAGAGGAGAACCTTCCTGCACCCAGCAATCCACCTTTCATAGATGAAAAGACCATGGAACTAAATGACACATACGACAACCCATGTTACCCAAATGCAGATGGTTCTGGTTCAGTTGCTAGTGTTACACATAGTTCTTTCTATCCCAGGTGA